The following proteins are co-located in the Streptomyces sp. NBC_00435 genome:
- a CDS encoding VOC family protein — protein MDINLSQCFIAVDDHDKAIPFYRDVLGLEVRNDVGFEGMRWVTVGSPSQPGVDIVLEPPLADPGASAADREAVAELLAKGLLRGVIFATDDVDATFERIRAAGGDVLQEPIDQPYGVRDCAFRDPAGNMLRFHQPRKH, from the coding sequence ATGGACATCAACCTTTCGCAGTGCTTCATCGCCGTCGACGACCACGACAAGGCGATCCCCTTCTACCGGGACGTCCTCGGTCTGGAAGTCCGCAACGATGTCGGATTCGAGGGCATGCGCTGGGTGACCGTCGGGTCGCCCTCACAGCCCGGTGTGGACATCGTCCTCGAACCGCCGCTCGCCGACCCGGGAGCCTCGGCCGCCGACCGGGAGGCGGTGGCGGAACTGCTGGCCAAGGGCCTGCTGCGCGGCGTCATCTTCGCGACGGACGACGTCGACGCCACCTTCGAGCGCATCCGGGCCGCCGGCGGCGACGTGCTGCAGGAGCCGATCGACCAGCCGTACGGGGTCCGCGACTGCGCCTTCCGCGACCCGGCCGGCAACATGCTGCGGTTCCACCAGCCACGCAAGCACTGA
- a CDS encoding phosphodiester glycosidase family protein codes for MPPIPRPLPASPSYVLLTLVLTVLLAAPAAPARAAGDGAGIETARTSRQIAPGVRLESYDRLEADRWLRIDELDVRLAGSGVRAEYLGGRGPATVADSAARHDAGPGRRVVAAVNGDFFDIRGTGAPLGPGIGAGRLLHAASPGSGRAVGFGADGAGRVLDLALQGSVTLPGGVVRPLAGFNTARPPAEGFAAYTSDWSAAELPVPGPAVELRDGRVAAVRAAVRRPPRRERPAPGTTVLVTGGGAAAAELAALRPGDTVGVTARPVAVGGGPLPVGAVGGREALVVAGVPQNHDGEPNNAAAPRTAVGLSRDGRRLRLVTVDGRQRDSAGLTLTALGRMMRRLGAHEALNLDGGGSSTLLAALVGETAPTLQNSPSDGRPRPVPNGLVLTVPAGPGRVGGYRIDPVGGAARAFPGLARTLRATPYDSTLGPVADTASGVGSAPRSPSLPAAGSGSGSGSGSGAGSAVGSVTGPAPRSVPGRGAAPVWSADGDGVRIDSGGVLRAPRPGHVTVRARRGAARGTLRLDVLGPPVRVRAVPERIGFAEEGESARFVLTGYDARGAAAVVEPRDVDVEFDRSQWSVADDGLGGFTVTARVPRAAGKLRATVRGAGAVHGAATVRTAGAVRGAASATAELALGVGLSELPLADLEDADRWTGPGVAPGQGRPGRGLALALPAAGGSAGASPPRPLPVPDLARSLSLWVNGDGSGARPAVELTDGDGAVATLRGPAADWTGWREITFPLPVMAERPFTVTRIAATATAGPNPARLLLDTLAALTPPTGVVRTPEAPDPVVATAAEVNSRPWRFAVDPAAGRAAAGAAGAPARGAGVDFALTGSGRPAFVHRGLRFLHLDSTRRTLDGGGLDRIKALRAALAAAAREPGTGAVAVVEPYAPQAVDGKEAALRLRLLAEFRRATGKRAVMITAGAPRFAAGRAEGVLLLTTPRTGRTVIGVNAFAAGDWLRVLPAVGTGTAR; via the coding sequence GTGCCGCCCATCCCGCGCCCGCTGCCCGCCTCTCCGTCGTACGTCCTGCTGACCCTTGTGCTCACCGTGCTCCTGGCCGCCCCGGCGGCCCCGGCCCGGGCCGCCGGGGACGGCGCGGGTATCGAGACGGCCCGTACCTCACGGCAGATCGCCCCCGGGGTCCGGCTGGAGTCCTACGACCGGCTCGAAGCCGACAGGTGGCTGCGGATCGACGAGCTCGACGTACGGCTCGCGGGCTCCGGCGTGCGCGCGGAGTACCTCGGCGGCCGCGGACCGGCCACCGTCGCCGACTCCGCCGCCCGCCACGACGCGGGTCCCGGCCGCCGTGTGGTCGCCGCCGTGAACGGGGACTTCTTCGACATCCGCGGTACGGGCGCCCCGCTGGGCCCCGGGATCGGTGCCGGACGGCTGCTGCACGCGGCGTCCCCCGGCTCCGGCCGGGCCGTCGGCTTCGGCGCCGACGGAGCCGGACGGGTACTGGACCTCGCCCTCCAGGGGAGCGTCACCCTGCCCGGTGGCGTCGTCCGCCCGCTCGCCGGATTCAACACCGCGCGGCCGCCCGCCGAGGGATTCGCCGCCTACACCTCCGACTGGTCGGCGGCCGAACTCCCCGTGCCCGGACCGGCGGTGGAACTGCGCGACGGCCGGGTCGCGGCCGTCCGGGCGGCGGTACGCCGGCCGCCGCGCCGGGAGCGTCCCGCACCCGGCACCACCGTGCTGGTCACGGGCGGCGGTGCGGCGGCCGCCGAACTCGCCGCCCTTCGCCCCGGCGACACGGTCGGCGTCACGGCCCGGCCGGTGGCCGTGGGGGGCGGGCCGCTCCCGGTCGGCGCGGTCGGCGGCCGGGAGGCGCTGGTCGTGGCCGGGGTGCCGCAGAACCACGACGGCGAGCCGAACAACGCGGCCGCTCCGCGCACCGCCGTGGGCCTCTCCCGTGACGGCCGCCGGCTCCGCCTGGTCACGGTCGACGGCCGCCAGCGCGACAGCGCCGGGCTGACCCTGACGGCGCTCGGCCGGATGATGCGCCGGCTCGGCGCCCACGAGGCCCTCAACCTCGACGGCGGCGGGTCCTCGACCCTGCTCGCCGCGCTGGTCGGGGAGACGGCCCCGACCCTGCAGAACTCCCCGTCCGACGGCCGGCCGCGGCCGGTCCCCAACGGCCTCGTGCTCACCGTCCCGGCCGGTCCGGGCCGAGTCGGCGGCTACCGGATCGACCCCGTCGGCGGCGCGGCACGAGCCTTCCCCGGCCTGGCCCGGACCCTGCGGGCCACCCCGTACGACTCCACCCTCGGCCCGGTGGCCGACACCGCATCCGGCGTGGGGTCCGCTCCCAGGTCCCCGTCCCTTCCTGCGGCGGGGTCCGGGTCGGGGTCCGGGTCGGGGTCCGGGGCGGGCTCCGCGGTCGGGTCCGTGACCGGCCCCGCCCCGCGGTCCGTGCCCGGCCGGGGTGCTGCGCCCGTGTGGTCGGCCGATGGGGACGGGGTCCGGATCGACTCCGGTGGGGTGCTCCGGGCCCCACGGCCGGGACACGTGACCGTGCGGGCCCGGCGCGGGGCGGCCCGGGGAACGCTCCGCCTCGACGTGCTCGGGCCGCCGGTCCGGGTCCGGGCCGTCCCCGAGCGGATCGGGTTCGCGGAGGAGGGGGAGAGCGCCCGCTTCGTACTGACCGGCTACGACGCGCGGGGCGCCGCCGCCGTCGTCGAACCCCGGGACGTGGACGTGGAGTTCGACCGGTCCCAGTGGAGCGTCGCCGACGACGGGCTCGGCGGGTTCACCGTCACGGCCCGAGTGCCCCGCGCCGCCGGGAAGCTGCGCGCCACGGTGCGTGGGGCCGGCGCGGTGCACGGAGCGGCCACGGTGCGTACGGCCGGCGCGGTGCGCGGAGCCGCCTCGGCCACGGCCGAACTGGCCCTCGGCGTAGGCCTGTCGGAACTGCCGCTCGCGGATCTGGAGGACGCCGACCGGTGGACCGGCCCCGGCGTCGCGCCCGGCCAGGGCCGTCCCGGCCGGGGGCTGGCCCTCGCGCTCCCCGCCGCCGGGGGCAGCGCCGGCGCGAGCCCGCCCCGTCCGCTGCCCGTGCCCGACCTGGCCCGGTCGCTCTCCCTCTGGGTGAACGGCGACGGCTCCGGCGCCCGGCCCGCCGTGGAACTCACAGACGGGGACGGGGCGGTCGCCACGCTGCGCGGGCCCGCCGCGGACTGGACCGGCTGGCGGGAGATCACCTTCCCGCTCCCGGTGATGGCGGAGCGCCCGTTCACCGTGACCCGGATCGCCGCCACCGCCACCGCCGGTCCGAACCCCGCGCGGCTGCTGCTGGACACCCTGGCGGCGCTGACCCCGCCGACGGGGGTCGTCCGTACGCCCGAGGCGCCGGATCCGGTCGTGGCCACGGCGGCCGAAGTGAACTCCCGGCCCTGGCGGTTCGCGGTCGATCCCGCTGCCGGCCGGGCGGCGGCAGGAGCGGCGGGGGCACCGGCCCGGGGTGCGGGAGTCGACTTCGCCCTGACCGGCAGCGGCCGGCCGGCCTTCGTCCACCGGGGCCTACGGTTCCTGCACCTCGACTCCACGCGCCGCACCCTCGACGGCGGCGGTCTGGACCGGATCAAGGCCCTGCGCGCGGCCCTCGCGGCCGCCGCCCGCGAGCCGGGCACGGGCGCGGTGGCCGTCGTGGAGCCGTACGCGCCGCAGGCCGTGGACGGCAAGGAAGCCGCCCTGCGGCTGCGTCTCCTGGCGGAGTTCCGGCGCGCCACCGGCAAACGCGCCGTGATGATCACCGCCGGCGCCCCCCGCTTCGCGGCCGGCCGCGCCGAGGGCGTACTCCTGCTGACCACCCCTCGCACCGGTCGGACGGTGATCGGCGTCAACGCCTTCGCGGCGGGCGACTGGCTCCGCGTACTCCCGGCGGTCGGCACCGGGACCGCCCGGTGA